A stretch of Gasterosteus aculeatus chromosome 4, fGasAcu3.hap1.1, whole genome shotgun sequence DNA encodes these proteins:
- the kcnc2 gene encoding voltage-gated potassium channel KCNC2 isoform X5 encodes MFIAFASLFFILVSITTFCLETHEAFNTIINKTELMRNSTAPDSGPQYEIETDPALTYVEGVCVFWFTIEFLVRVTFCPVKLEFVKSVLNIIDFVAILPFYLEVGLSGLSSKAAKDVLGFLRVVRFVRILRIFKLTRHFVGLRVLGHTLRASTNEFLLLIIFLALGVLIFATMIYYAERIGANPNDPTGSLHTKFKNIPIGFWWAVVTMTTLGYGDMYPETWSGMVVGALCALSGVLTIAMPVPVIVNNFGMYYSLAMAKQKLPKKRKKHIPQVVQGGSPIYCKADLNTTCNSTHGDLCHIKGTRVMERNRAVLSDCSGGSDLTMSSEERVSMRRSSTREQDEQSGGTCFLLGASDYSCPADGGMQKTVAWKHSLTLHLTDLAFAKYHCPSATPKEIAKCIICPKGDGTPADVSCCS; translated from the exons TTCATAGCCTTTGCATCTTTGTTCTTCATCCTGGTCTCCATCACCACCTTTTGCTTGGAGACTCACGAGGCTTTCAATACCATCATCAACAAGACGGAGCTGATGCGGAACAGCACTGCGCCGGACTCAGGCCCGCAATACGAGATTGAAACCGACCCTGCACTCACCTATGTGGAGGGCGTTTGCGTCTTCTGGTTTACTATTGAGTTCCTAGTGCGTGTGACCTTCTGCCCTGTCAAGTTGGAGTTTGTTAAGAGCGTTCTTAACATAATTGACTTTGTGGCTATCCTGCCGTTCTACTTGGAGGTGGGGCTGAGTGGCCTTTCATCAAAGGCTGCTAAGGATGTGTTGGGTTTCCTCAGGGTAGTGCGCTTTGTTCGTATCCTGCGCATCTTCAAGCTGACGCGCCATTTTGTCGGGCTAAGGGTACTGGGCCACACATTACGAGCCAGCACCAATGAatttctcctcctcatcatcttccTGGCGTTGGGAGTGCTCATTTTCGCCACCATGATCTACTACGCCGAACGAATTGGCGCTAACCCCAACGACCCCACCGGTAGCCTCCACACAAAGTTCAAGAATATTCCCATTGGCTTCTGGTGGGCCGTGGTAACCATGACAACACTGGGCTATGGTGACATGTATCCAGAGACCTGGTCGGGCATGGTCGTTGGAGCTCTGTGCGCCCTATCGGGTGTGCTGACGATAGCGATGCCTGTGCCTGTTATTGTCAATAACTTTGGGATGTACTACTCCCTGGCCATGGCCAAGCAGAAGCTAcccaagaagaggaagaaacacATCCCTCAGGTGGTGCAGGGAGGGTCCCCCATATACTGCAAAGCAGATCTCAACACCACTTGCAACAGCACTCATGGCGACCTGTGTCACATCAAAGGGACCAGGGTGATGGAACGCAACCGCGCAG TTCTGTCAGACTGCAGTGGGGGCAGCGACCTGACCATGTCTTCAGAAGAGAGGGTCTCCATGCGGAGGTCCAGCACCCGGGAACAAGACGAGCAGAGCGGGGGGACATGCTTCTTGCTCGGTGCTAGTGACTACAGCTGCCCTGCAGACGGAGGGATGCAAAAAACAG TTGCCTGGAAACACTCTCTGACCCTGCATCTCACTGATTTGGCTTTTGCCAAGTACCATTGCCCGTCTGCAACTCCCAAAGAAATTGCCAAGTGTATCATCTGCCCCAAAGGTGATGGTACACCAGCAGATGTTTCCTGTTGCTCATAA